The following are encoded together in the Arthrobacter sp. Y-9 genome:
- a CDS encoding biotin--[acetyl-CoA-carboxylase] ligase has translation MDAEDSQQVEGREPFDAGMLRHGLVQALGLARLDHVDTTGSTNADLLAALGSEDGRGRTDFPDLSVLIADHQSTGRGRLDRHWEAPPRSALAVSIVLRPVNAQGRPLPTDSYSWFSLLAAEAWCLALEDICGVRAGVKWPNDLLLGERKLAGILAQLHFPTDGQPPVVVLGTGVNVSLTAEELPVPTATSLLLAGARPLDRTALAAAYLRRFVQLYRDYCNSDGDPDAGLAGGASLHHRLTQSTVTLGRTVKAHLPGDREVIGRAERLDHHGSLVLLTEDGLEHTVTAGDVVHLRLHGPDGAGGYA, from the coding sequence ATGGACGCAGAGGATTCGCAGCAGGTGGAGGGCCGTGAGCCGTTCGACGCGGGTATGCTCCGCCACGGCCTGGTCCAGGCACTCGGTCTCGCCCGGCTGGATCACGTGGACACCACCGGATCCACCAACGCCGACCTGCTCGCCGCCCTGGGATCCGAGGATGGCCGGGGCCGCACCGATTTCCCGGATCTCAGCGTCCTGATCGCCGATCACCAGAGCACCGGCCGGGGCCGCCTCGACCGTCACTGGGAGGCCCCGCCACGGTCGGCGCTGGCCGTCTCGATCGTGCTGCGGCCGGTCAACGCTCAGGGCCGGCCCCTGCCGACCGATTCCTACTCCTGGTTCTCGTTGCTCGCGGCCGAGGCCTGGTGCCTGGCGCTCGAGGACATCTGCGGCGTCCGGGCGGGGGTTAAGTGGCCCAACGATCTCCTCCTCGGTGAGCGCAAGCTCGCCGGCATTCTCGCCCAGCTGCACTTCCCGACGGACGGCCAGCCGCCCGTCGTCGTGCTCGGGACCGGGGTGAACGTCAGCCTGACGGCGGAGGAGCTGCCGGTGCCCACCGCCACCTCCCTTCTGCTGGCCGGGGCGCGGCCCCTGGACCGGACCGCCCTGGCGGCGGCCTATCTGCGCCGCTTCGTCCAGCTCTACCGCGACTACTGCAACTCCGACGGCGACCCCGACGCCGGCCTGGCCGGCGGAGCCTCGCTGCACCACCGCCTGACCCAGTCCACCGTCACGCTCGGCCGGACCGTGAAGGCGCACCTCCCGGGAGACCGCGAGGTCATCGGGCGTGCGGAACGCCTTGATCATCACGGCTCCCTGGTGCTGCTCACCGAGGACGGCCTGGAGCACACGGTCACGGCCGGGGATGTCGTGCACCTGCGCCTGCACGGACCCGACGGCGCCGGCGGCTATGCGTAA
- a CDS encoding acyl-CoA carboxylase subunit beta, whose product MSHDLATTAGKIADFRDRQAQALVPSGQEAVEKQHARGKNTARERIDLLVDEGSFVEFDALATHRSTAFGMEKKKPLGDGVVSGYATVDGRLVALYSQDFSVYGGSLSQVNGEKIVKVQEFALRNGCPVIGINDGGGARIQEGVASLAMFADIFRNNVHASGVVPQISLIMGPCAGGAAYSPALTDYVVMVDKTSHMFITGPDVIKTVTGEDVDMETLGGARQHNATTGTSTYLASDEADAIEFVRELLDFLPSNNLAEAPILEHGQELEVDEDDLALDTLIPDSANHPYDMRRVIENVVDDGNFLEMQALYAPNVMIGYARIEGHTVGIVANQPMQFAGTLDIAASEKAARFVRHCDAFNIPIVTLVDVPGFLPGKDQEFQGIIRRGAKLLYAYAEATVPKLTVITRKAYGGAYIVMGSKKLGADLNLAWPTAQIGVMGAQGAVNILYRRDLAAVQAEGGDVEARRAELIRQYEDELLNPYQAAELGYIDAVIAPSETRTQLIRGLRALRDKRAGLPAKKHGNIPL is encoded by the coding sequence ATGAGCCACGACCTTGCCACCACCGCGGGGAAGATCGCCGACTTCCGGGACCGTCAGGCCCAGGCCCTGGTCCCGTCCGGCCAGGAGGCCGTCGAGAAGCAGCACGCACGCGGCAAGAACACCGCCCGCGAGCGCATCGACCTGCTCGTGGACGAAGGCTCCTTCGTCGAGTTCGACGCCCTCGCCACGCACCGCTCCACCGCGTTCGGCATGGAGAAGAAGAAGCCCCTGGGTGACGGCGTGGTGTCTGGTTACGCCACCGTCGACGGCCGCCTCGTGGCCCTCTACAGCCAGGACTTCAGCGTCTACGGCGGCTCCCTGAGCCAGGTGAACGGCGAGAAGATCGTGAAGGTGCAGGAGTTCGCCCTGCGCAACGGCTGCCCCGTGATCGGGATCAACGACGGCGGCGGCGCCCGCATCCAGGAAGGCGTGGCCTCCCTGGCGATGTTCGCGGACATCTTCCGCAACAACGTGCACGCGTCCGGCGTCGTGCCCCAGATCTCGCTCATCATGGGTCCGTGCGCCGGTGGCGCCGCCTACTCCCCCGCCCTGACCGACTACGTGGTCATGGTGGACAAGACCAGCCACATGTTCATCACCGGCCCGGATGTCATCAAGACGGTCACCGGTGAGGACGTGGACATGGAGACCCTGGGCGGCGCTCGTCAGCACAACGCCACCACCGGCACCTCCACCTACCTGGCGAGCGACGAGGCGGATGCGATCGAGTTCGTCCGCGAGCTGCTCGACTTCCTGCCGAGCAACAACCTCGCCGAGGCGCCCATCCTGGAGCACGGCCAGGAGCTCGAGGTGGACGAGGACGACCTCGCCCTGGACACCCTCATCCCGGACTCCGCGAACCACCCGTACGACATGCGCCGCGTGATCGAGAACGTGGTGGATGACGGCAACTTCCTCGAGATGCAGGCCCTGTACGCCCCGAACGTCATGATCGGCTACGCCCGGATCGAGGGACACACGGTCGGCATCGTGGCCAACCAGCCCATGCAGTTCGCCGGCACCCTGGACATCGCCGCCTCCGAGAAGGCCGCCCGCTTCGTGCGGCACTGCGACGCGTTCAACATCCCGATCGTGACCCTGGTGGACGTGCCCGGCTTCCTGCCCGGCAAGGACCAGGAGTTCCAGGGCATCATCCGCCGCGGCGCGAAGCTGCTCTACGCCTACGCCGAGGCCACCGTTCCGAAGCTGACCGTCATCACCCGCAAGGCCTACGGCGGCGCGTACATCGTGATGGGCTCCAAGAAGCTCGGCGCGGACCTCAACCTCGCCTGGCCCACCGCGCAGATCGGCGTCATGGGCGCCCAGGGCGCGGTCAACATCCTCTACCGCCGCGATCTCGCCGCCGTGCAGGCGGAGGGCGGAGACGTCGAGGCCCGCCGTGCGGAACTGATCCGGCAGTACGAGGACGAGCTCCTCAACCCGTACCAGGCGGCCGAGCTCGGCTACATCGACGCGGTCATCGCCCCGAGCGAGACCCGCACCCAGCTCATCCGTGGTCTCCGGGCCCTGCGGGACAAGCGCGCCGGCCTGCCCGCCAAGAAGCACGGCAACATCCCGCTCTAA
- a CDS encoding ATP-binding cassette domain-containing protein, with amino-acid sequence MSAGHPDAAGVEPDLLDAAFLDADVRVPSRGLDLRLGLGESDTLAIMGPNGAGKSSFAAAVTGTLPGSRRQAEGRIVLGGRTLLDSARGVDVPAHRRSVALMAQAPMLFPHLDALDNVAFGPRSRGVSRTQARKEALGWLDRVGGREFAGERPWQISGGQAQTVALARALATRPRLLVLDEPLNALDVTASTRMRGTLKELLAGQSAILITHEILDALTLASHTAILHDGRVVASGPTRELFTRPPNVFAAKLAGLNLIRTGADALAFRAADVVVSAREPGLGAEVSGLPSGAQHFPVTAQALEPRGETALLRAEGAAGEAAGHEVSAEADVSLVAAMDASPGSPLWFSVPEAALRRYRPVS; translated from the coding sequence ATGAGCGCCGGCCACCCCGACGCGGCCGGCGTGGAACCCGACCTCCTGGATGCCGCCTTTCTGGATGCCGATGTCCGCGTGCCCTCACGGGGCCTCGATCTCCGGCTCGGCCTCGGAGAGAGCGACACCCTGGCGATCATGGGCCCCAACGGCGCCGGCAAGTCCTCTTTCGCGGCGGCCGTGACGGGTACCCTTCCAGGATCCCGGCGACAGGCCGAGGGCCGGATCGTCCTGGGCGGACGGACCCTGCTCGACAGCGCCCGGGGCGTCGACGTCCCCGCGCACCGGCGATCGGTGGCCCTCATGGCCCAGGCCCCGATGCTCTTCCCGCATCTCGACGCCCTGGACAACGTGGCGTTCGGCCCCCGGAGCCGTGGCGTGTCCAGAACTCAGGCGCGGAAAGAGGCGCTCGGCTGGCTGGACAGGGTCGGAGGGCGGGAGTTCGCCGGCGAGAGACCCTGGCAGATCTCCGGTGGGCAGGCGCAGACCGTCGCACTGGCCCGCGCGCTCGCCACCCGGCCCCGGCTGCTCGTCCTCGATGAACCTCTCAACGCTCTCGACGTGACGGCTTCGACCCGGATGCGCGGCACCCTCAAGGAACTGCTGGCCGGTCAGAGCGCCATCCTCATCACCCACGAGATCCTCGACGCCCTGACCCTCGCCAGTCACACGGCGATCCTGCACGACGGGCGCGTGGTGGCCTCCGGGCCGACGCGTGAGCTGTTCACCCGCCCGCCGAACGTTTTCGCCGCGAAGCTGGCCGGGCTGAACCTGATCCGCACCGGAGCGGACGCGCTCGCGTTCCGGGCCGCCGACGTCGTCGTGTCCGCGCGGGAACCCGGCCTCGGCGCCGAGGTGAGCGGCCTGCCCTCAGGGGCCCAGCACTTCCCGGTCACCGCCCAGGCGTTGGAACCCCGCGGAGAGACCGCGCTGCTGCGCGCCGAAGGGGCGGCCGGGGAGGCCGCTGGACATGAGGTGAGTGCCGAGGCCGATGTCAGCCTCGTGGCCGCCATGGACGCCAGCCCGGGCTCACCGCTCTGGTTCAGTGTGCCCGAAGCGGCGCTGCGGCGATACCGTCCGGTGTCCTGA
- a CDS encoding acyl-CoA carboxylase subunit epsilon yields the protein MATTTADAPQGDAENAQPFLTVTRGNPTPEELAALTAVVSALAAGQPQETGNPARHSERFWHRRAQFNVPLKAGPGSWRRSRG from the coding sequence ATGGCCACCACCACCGCAGATGCGCCCCAGGGTGACGCGGAGAACGCCCAGCCGTTCCTCACCGTCACCCGGGGCAACCCCACGCCCGAAGAGCTCGCCGCGCTGACCGCCGTCGTGAGCGCGCTTGCTGCGGGCCAGCCGCAGGAGACCGGGAACCCCGCCCGGCACTCCGAGCGTTTCTGGCACCGCCGTGCCCAGTTCAACGTGCCGCTCAAGGCCGGCCCGGGCTCCTGGCGCCGGTCCCGGGGCTGA
- a CDS encoding adenylate/guanylate cyclase domain-containing protein: protein MVPVPTTSLPQVGSVRELQRRLLGGDRTLRRREVASGVGVSLHSARKIWRALGFPNWGDQDVAFTESDQQALETIVGLVREGLLTEETAISIARSIGQMTDRMVVWQVEALVEDLMANQGIPDAEARQNIVEVLPALIDPLEQVLRYSWRRQLNAAVQRLSVRAASGLEASEEGREGDEDDAPLPLARAVGFADLVSYTSLSRRMNERTLAQLVQRFENKCAEIISVGGGRLVKTIGDEVLYVAETPTAGAEISLALSQAFEDDEILPKTRVALVWGRILSRMGDIYGPTVNLAARLTALAEPGTVLIDSLTASVLARDERYILTPQEPENVRGFGEISPVLLERGAGLGLVVD from the coding sequence GTGGTGCCCGTGCCCACCACCTCCCTTCCCCAGGTCGGCTCGGTCCGCGAACTGCAGCGCCGGCTGCTCGGCGGTGACCGGACGCTCCGCCGTCGCGAAGTCGCCTCCGGCGTGGGCGTCTCGCTGCACTCCGCACGCAAGATCTGGCGTGCTCTCGGTTTCCCGAACTGGGGGGATCAGGACGTCGCCTTCACCGAATCGGACCAGCAGGCGCTGGAGACGATCGTCGGCCTGGTGCGGGAAGGGCTCCTCACCGAGGAGACCGCTATCTCGATCGCCCGCTCCATCGGCCAGATGACGGACCGCATGGTCGTGTGGCAGGTCGAGGCCCTGGTCGAAGACCTCATGGCCAATCAGGGCATTCCGGACGCCGAGGCGCGGCAGAACATCGTGGAGGTGCTGCCGGCCCTGATCGACCCGCTCGAGCAGGTGCTCCGGTACTCCTGGCGCCGTCAGCTCAACGCCGCCGTCCAGCGGCTCTCGGTCCGCGCGGCCTCCGGCCTGGAAGCGAGCGAGGAGGGGCGCGAAGGCGATGAGGACGATGCTCCGCTGCCGCTGGCACGCGCCGTGGGCTTCGCCGACCTGGTCTCCTACACGAGCCTGTCCCGCCGCATGAACGAGCGCACCCTCGCGCAGCTGGTCCAGCGATTTGAGAACAAGTGCGCCGAGATCATCTCCGTGGGCGGCGGCCGCCTCGTCAAGACCATCGGCGACGAAGTGCTCTACGTCGCCGAGACGCCGACCGCGGGAGCCGAGATCTCCCTGGCGCTCTCCCAGGCCTTCGAGGACGATGAGATCCTGCCGAAAACCAGGGTGGCCCTGGTCTGGGGACGCATCCTCTCCCGCATGGGCGACATCTACGGGCCCACCGTCAATCTGGCGGCGCGCCTCACCGCGCTCGCCGAACCGGGGACCGTGCTGATCGACTCCCTGACGGCGAGTGTGCTGGCGCGGGATGAGCGTTACATCCTGACCCCGCAGGAACCGGAAAACGTGCGCGGATTCGGCGAGATCTCGCCGGTCCTGCTGGAACGCGGCGCAGGGCTCGGACTCGTGGTGGACTGA
- a CDS encoding PH domain-containing protein, whose translation MRKALLPGEQLICTTRPQARSLIWPVVAGILALAAASFAAAWVGRGNLNRLLPWLPQGSTPYLTLACVILGAAVLLLFTLPRVIAWNSTRYVLTSQRIMIVNGVLAKVTRQYLLASVQGVRTRQELLQRPLRSGTITLELRHGGFGVLSDVPEVETFRSFIQDALDDLPDGVIYPDDTIDDFHDPALPWELREGEE comes from the coding sequence ATGCGTAAGGCCCTGCTTCCGGGGGAACAGCTCATCTGCACCACCCGGCCCCAGGCTCGCAGCCTGATCTGGCCCGTCGTCGCGGGGATCCTGGCTCTCGCGGCGGCGTCCTTCGCCGCGGCCTGGGTGGGCCGGGGCAATCTGAACCGGCTCCTGCCGTGGCTGCCGCAGGGATCGACACCGTACCTGACCCTGGCCTGCGTGATCCTCGGCGCGGCCGTGCTGCTGCTCTTCACGCTGCCGCGGGTGATCGCCTGGAACAGCACCCGCTACGTCCTCACGAGCCAGCGGATCATGATCGTCAACGGCGTGCTCGCCAAGGTCACCCGGCAGTACCTGCTGGCGAGTGTTCAAGGCGTCCGGACGCGCCAGGAACTTCTCCAGCGGCCTCTGCGTTCGGGGACTATAACCTTGGAACTGCGGCATGGCGGATTCGGGGTGCTGAGTGATGTCCCGGAGGTGGAGACCTTCCGGTCCTTCATCCAGGACGCGCTCGACGATCTCCCGGACGGGGTCATCTATCCGGACGACACGATCGACGATTTCCATGATCCCGCATTGCCCTGGGAACTGAGAGAAGGTGAAGAGTGA